The DNA window TCATTGAAGTGTACCACAATTCCCTCTGTTTCGAGAAGAGCTTTATACTGATTCAGTAAAGAATGTTTCGGTTCTGTCAATATTTTTACAAAATCTTCTACTTCTAGCTTCTGCAATTCTACTCGAATTGGGAAACGCCCCTGTAATTCTGGGATTAAATCAGATGGTTTTGACATATGAAAAGCTCCCGCGGCAACGAATAACACATAATCCGTTTTGACTGCTCCGTATTTTGTTGAAACCGTAGATCCTTCAACAATCGGTAAAATATCCCGCTGCACACCTTCTCTTGAAACATCAGCCGACGATGAATTACTTTTACTCGCTATTTTATCCATTTCGTCGATGAAGATGATGCCATGCTGCTCGGCACGCTCTATTGCTTCCATTGCTACTTCTTCATCGTCTACCAATTTAGCTGCTTCTTCTGTAGTTAACACACGACGAGCTTCTTTTACTTGCAAACGCCGCTTTTTCTTTTTCTTTGGCATAAGAGAAGAAAATGCATCTTGCATATTTGCACCCATTTGTTCCATGCCCGAACCTTGTAAGGCATCAAACATAGAATGTGTATTTTCAACCACTTCCACCGTTACCCACTCTTCTTCTAACTTGCCAGCTTTTAAGTCAGCAGCAATTTCTCTTCGTTTCACTCGAACTTCAACTTCTGCAGTAGGTTCTTCTTCCTCTTGCTCAAGTTTTTGTCCAAAAAGCATTTCCAACGGATTCTGGCTTGTTTGTTTCTTGCGCATAGAAGGAACCAATAATTTAACGATGCGTTCATTCGCTGCTGTTTCTGCTTGAAATTTTACTGCTTCGAATTTTTCTTCTTTAACAATTCGAACAGCGGCCTCGACCAAATCGCGTACCATCGACTCAACATCGCGTCCTACATAACCAACCTCAGTAAATTTCGTCGCTTCTACTTTGATAAATGGCGCTCCTGTTAACTTAGCAATACGACGAGCGATTTCTGTTTTTCCGACTCCAGTCGGTCCAATCATTAAAATGTTTTTTGGAATTACTTCTCCGCGCATTTCTTCGTCTAATCGATTTCTGCGATAGCGATTTCTTAATGCAATAGCAATTGAACGCTTTGCATCTTTTTGACCAACAATGTATCGATCAAGATGATCCGTAATTTGTCTTGGTGTTAAATCGGTCTGATTCTTCATTAGGACAATTCCTCCACAACAATTTGATGATTGGTATAGACACAAATATCTGCTGCAGTTTCTAGCGCTGACTTAGCAATTTCTGCTGCTGTAAAATGTTCACCTGCGAATTTTTTTAACGCTCGCCCAGCAGCTAATGCATAATTACCACCAGATCCAATAGCTAAGATGCCATCATCTGGTTCAATAACTTCACCTGTTCCAGAGACAAGCAATAGTTCATCTTTATTCATAATAATAAGCATCGCTTCTAATTGGCGAAGCATTTTGTCTCCGCGCCATTGTTTAGCCAGTTCCACTGCCGCTCTTTGAAGGTTGCCGTTATACTCGGTCAACTTACCTTCAAACATTTCAAACAATGTAAAAGCATCTGCAACTGATCCCGCAAAGCCAGTTAATACCTGGCCATTGTATAATTTACGTACTTTTCTCGCCGTATGTTTCATTACTACAGCATTACCAAATGTCACTTGGCCATCACCCGACATTGCGCATTGTCCGTTATGGCGAACCGCAAATATTGTGGTTGCATGAAATTCTTGCATTGTATAATGCCCCTTTCTAAGCTCGTGGATGTGAATTCAAATACGTATTTCGTAAATGTTCTTTCGTAACATGCGTATATACCTGCGTAGAACTTAAATGAGAATGTCCCAGTAATTCTTGAACAGTCCGAATATCGGCTCCGTTATTGATCAGGTGAGTAGCAAAAGTATGACGAATCATATGCGGATAAATAGAGGAATTTACAGAAGCCTTTTTCATGCACTCACTTAAAATATGACGAATGCCTCGGTCTGTAACAGTTTCTCCTCGACTATTAACAAACAAATAATCATGTGCTTGCTTCTTCATCAATCTAGGACGTGCATCTTCCATGTAATGTTCCAATGCAACTTGTGCAAACTGACCGTAAGGAATATAGCGTTCTTTTCTTCCTTTTCCCATCACTTTTACAATTTGCATCGTTTGATCTAAATCATTTAATCGAATAGAGACACATTCGCTAACTCGCATACCCGTTGCATACAGTAATTCAAGCAGCGCTGTATTACGAATAGATAAGTTATCTTCACCTTGAACTGATTTAAAAAGCTGTGCTAATTCCTCTTCATAAAAAAATTGTGGCAGTCGCTCTTCTTTCTTAGGATGATACAACGATCTAAATGCAGCTTCGTCCAATCCAAACTCGCGATTAGCATAACGAAAAAAAGAACGAATAGCAGAAATCCTCCTAGAAACAGTCGTCCTCGATAACTTAGCATCATATAATTTGGTCATATAATTTCTAGCATGTATATACTCAACTTCCCTAATGTCTGGTACACCTTCAGCATTT is part of the Planococcus sp. PAMC 21323 genome and encodes:
- the xerC gene encoding tyrosine recombinase XerC, coding for MEKEKMLKSFMSYIQLEKNYSEHTVHHYEHDLADFFLFLNAEGVPDIREVEYIHARNYMTKLYDAKLSRTTVSRRISAIRSFFRYANREFGLDEAAFRSLYHPKKEERLPQFFYEEELAQLFKSVQGEDNLSIRNTALLELLYATGMRVSECVSIRLNDLDQTMQIVKVMGKGRKERYIPYGQFAQVALEHYMEDARPRLMKKQAHDYLFVNSRGETVTDRGIRHILSECMKKASVNSSIYPHMIRHTFATHLINNGADIRTVQELLGHSHLSSTQVYTHVTKEHLRNTYLNSHPRA
- the hslU gene encoding HslU--HslV peptidase ATPase subunit, which produces MKNQTDLTPRQITDHLDRYIVGQKDAKRSIAIALRNRYRRNRLDEEMRGEVIPKNILMIGPTGVGKTEIARRIAKLTGAPFIKVEATKFTEVGYVGRDVESMVRDLVEAAVRIVKEEKFEAVKFQAETAANERIVKLLVPSMRKKQTSQNPLEMLFGQKLEQEEEEPTAEVEVRVKRREIAADLKAGKLEEEWVTVEVVENTHSMFDALQGSGMEQMGANMQDAFSSLMPKKKKKRRLQVKEARRVLTTEEAAKLVDDEEVAMEAIERAEQHGIIFIDEMDKIASKSNSSSADVSREGVQRDILPIVEGSTVSTKYGAVKTDYVLFVAAGAFHMSKPSDLIPELQGRFPIRVELQKLEVEDFVKILTEPKHSLLNQYKALLETEGIVVHFNDASIIRLAEIAYEVNQDTDNIGARRLHTILERLLEDLSFEASEISPAQIDITVQYVNEKLENVAKNKDLSQFIL
- the hslV gene encoding ATP-dependent protease subunit HslV; the encoded protein is MQEFHATTIFAVRHNGQCAMSGDGQVTFGNAVVMKHTARKVRKLYNGQVLTGFAGSVADAFTLFEMFEGKLTEYNGNLQRAAVELAKQWRGDKMLRQLEAMLIIMNKDELLLVSGTGEVIEPDDGILAIGSGGNYALAAGRALKKFAGEHFTAAEIAKSALETAADICVYTNHQIVVEELS